GTTCAGCGCCGCCAGTACGAGGACCGCGACGGCATCAAGCGCACGTCGTTCGACGTCGTAGCCGATGAGGTAGAGTTCCTCACTCCCAAAAATTCGTCGTTCGGACGTGAAGGCTCGCAGGGCGGGTATCAGCCCGAAGAACCGCATCCTATATCGGATATGCAACCCGTCGACAACGACGATCTTCCGTTCTAACGGCGGATGCATCGCAAAATAGTGCGTCAGCCGTAGCGTCGCCCTCGGTCATGTAGGTAGGTCTACACTCCCGTCGGTCGACGCTCGGACTTCCTTCTCTTTTGCGCGCCTCCACCGTTATAACAATTTCCCATACTGTATAAGCCATACGGTAACAAAAAAATCAATTAAGGAGTTTTTCCATCATGGATAAAAATAGAAGCAAAGTTAAGCCCAACGACGGCGACGACAAGGTTCGCCGCAACCGCCGTCCCGCCAAGAAACGCGTTTGCGAATACTGCCAAGGCCATATCGAGCGCGTCGACTACAAGGACGTAGAGCGTCTTAAAAAGTACACTGCCGAGAACGGCAAGATCCTTCCCCGCCGTGCGACCGGTCTTTGCGCCGAGCATCAGCGCGACGTTACGACCGCTATCAAGCGCGCAAGGGTAATGGATTTGCTTCCGTTCAAAGGCGAATAATTTTTACCGCATTCATCGGCGGATACGCGCTACGCTTGGCTCGGCGGCTTGGTCATGTACGTCTATGTAC
The DNA window shown above is from Clostridiales bacterium and carries:
- a CDS encoding 30S ribosomal protein S18, with protein sequence MDKNRSKVKPNDGDDKVRRNRRPAKKRVCEYCQGHIERVDYKDVERLKKYTAENGKILPRRATGLCAEHQRDVTTAIKRARVMDLLPFKGE